A genomic window from Candidatus Methylacidiphilum fumarolicum includes:
- a CDS encoding molybdopterin oxidoreductase family protein has translation MIEKHIKDRIYAKYPTHCPFCSYQCAIWVVQDSHGFRVEPREFTTNKGEICIKGWHAAALIGHPKRVLNPLIRYKKDNAFRESNWEEAISFTVDKISQIRSRWGNSSIFVYGSGSLTNEKAYLLGKFARVALQTSAIDYNGRYCMASASKALEMALGIDRGLPFPIDYIAHTDLLLLVGTNPLETMPPIRSHFDCLKKRNKKIIAIDPRPTPTATYADVHLQIKPGTDGILANGLLYLLIQKNKIDHYFVRNYTSGFEKILNSVSSFWPAKVETLTGISQRELFRVAELLGTEKNIVILTGRGCEQQTQGVFNVLSFINLSLALGIVGKVNSGFGTLTGQGNGQGARELGLKPDQLPGARSNLDSFDRNYIASLWQIDEKDLPSSDKSVTEIFESLEKPQGIKAMLVFGANPIVSSPNNSKLKRLFPQLEFLLVCDPFLSETAAMADVVLPTAIWAEETGTVTNLEGRVLLRPKILDPPKNVKTDLEIIHLLAEKFGYGLRFSSDPQAIFEELRRATAGAAADYSAITYQRLSRGEELYWPCHSFLSKGQKDIFLTKRFPTDKGKAKFHPVYPTASPEEPNIEYPFYLTTGRTLHHYQTGVQTRLIQKLQEKEPSVIVEINPAVARHFGIKDGQYVLVETKRGKGYFKAKFSPNLRLDTLFIPFYSNAQAEANALTISHFDPLSKMPSFKLCAAKIQSLTEQTPHTEHTEIRKEKK, from the coding sequence ATGATAGAAAAGCATATAAAAGATAGAATCTATGCAAAATATCCAACGCATTGTCCCTTTTGTAGTTATCAATGTGCCATATGGGTTGTCCAAGATAGCCATGGGTTCAGGGTAGAACCAAGAGAGTTTACTACAAATAAAGGAGAAATTTGCATTAAAGGATGGCATGCCGCTGCCTTAATTGGACATCCTAAAAGAGTTCTTAACCCACTTATCCGATACAAAAAAGATAATGCCTTCAGGGAATCTAATTGGGAAGAGGCTATTTCTTTTACAGTGGACAAGATCTCCCAGATTCGATCTCGTTGGGGAAATAGTTCTATATTCGTTTATGGGAGCGGTAGTTTAACCAATGAAAAAGCTTATCTCCTTGGAAAATTTGCCCGTGTTGCCTTGCAAACTTCAGCAATCGATTACAACGGAAGATATTGCATGGCTTCGGCATCTAAAGCTCTTGAAATGGCTTTGGGAATAGATAGAGGGCTACCCTTTCCCATCGACTATATTGCCCATACTGATTTGCTCTTGCTCGTTGGAACAAATCCACTGGAAACCATGCCTCCCATTCGGAGCCATTTTGACTGCTTGAAAAAAAGGAACAAAAAAATCATAGCTATTGATCCAAGGCCTACCCCAACAGCTACCTATGCTGATGTGCATCTGCAAATAAAACCCGGAACCGATGGAATCTTGGCCAATGGTTTGCTCTATCTGTTGATCCAAAAGAACAAGATCGATCACTATTTTGTTCGTAATTACACTTCTGGATTTGAAAAGATCCTCAACTCTGTTTCTTCTTTTTGGCCTGCCAAAGTTGAAACTCTGACGGGTATTTCTCAAAGAGAGCTATTCAGGGTAGCTGAACTTTTAGGAACTGAAAAGAACATTGTCATTCTTACTGGTAGAGGTTGTGAACAGCAAACCCAAGGGGTTTTTAATGTTCTTTCCTTTATCAACCTTTCCCTAGCTCTTGGGATTGTAGGAAAGGTAAATTCTGGATTTGGGACTTTGACTGGTCAAGGCAATGGGCAAGGAGCCAGAGAATTAGGGCTCAAACCTGATCAACTTCCAGGCGCTCGAAGCAATCTTGATTCTTTCGACAGGAACTATATCGCTAGTCTCTGGCAAATCGATGAAAAGGATCTGCCATCCTCTGACAAAAGTGTAACCGAAATTTTTGAGTCCCTTGAAAAGCCTCAGGGTATTAAAGCAATGCTCGTCTTTGGAGCCAATCCTATTGTATCTTCTCCAAATAATTCAAAGCTCAAGCGGCTTTTCCCACAGTTGGAATTTCTCCTTGTATGTGATCCTTTCCTTTCCGAAACGGCAGCGATGGCTGATGTTGTTTTGCCCACAGCGATTTGGGCTGAAGAAACAGGTACAGTCACCAATCTCGAAGGCCGTGTTTTGCTCAGACCAAAAATCTTAGATCCTCCGAAAAACGTTAAAACAGACCTTGAAATCATTCACTTACTAGCTGAAAAGTTTGGCTATGGATTAAGGTTTTCTTCAGATCCACAAGCCATCTTTGAAGAACTTCGAAGAGCTACCGCTGGAGCAGCTGCAGATTATTCTGCCATTACCTACCAAAGGCTTTCTAGAGGAGAAGAGCTTTATTGGCCGTGCCATTCTTTCCTAAGCAAAGGTCAAAAAGATATCTTCCTTACCAAAAGATTCCCTACAGATAAGGGGAAAGCAAAATTTCATCCCGTTTATCCCACCGCTTCTCCTGAAGAACCAAATATCGAATATCCTTTCTACCTAACAACAGGAAGAACCTTACATCATTACCAAACAGGGGTTCAGACCCGGCTTATTCAAAAACTCCAAGAAAAGGAACCTTCTGTTATCGTTGAGATAAACCCAGCCGTTGCTCGTCATTTTGGAATTAAGGATGGTCAATATGTCTTAGTGGAAACAAAAAGAGGTAAAGGATACTTCAAAGCGAAGTTTTCTCCCAACCTACGGCTCGATACTCTTTTTATCCCATTTTATTCCAACGCACAGGCAGAAGCCAATGCGCTGACTATATCTCATTTTGATCCACTTTCCAAAATGCCTTCATTCAAGCTGTGTGCAGCTAAGATTCAATCCCTTACGGAGCAAACCCCGCATACTGAACATACTGAAATAAGAAAGGAAAAAAAATAA
- a CDS encoding CmpA/NrtA family ABC transporter substrate-binding protein, which translates to MKRGEVTQGGRTLRIGSKITVGYIPLIDCAPLVVALEMGLFKKWGFDVQLSPEPGWATIRGKIVYEELDFAQAVCGLPLVLNYGLKSIPCRCSTAFVLNLNGNAITLSKKYSSILENESLENYGRILKATSGLPLLFGVASTFSSHYFLLRRWLQKIGLNPQKDIRFVPLPPPQMPIHLKEGFIDGFCVGEPWNSVSLFEKTGYCVATSLDLAPRHPEKVLLANAKYKERKREEHIRIVGCLIEACQWADSPLNRQALAEMLHYGGWIAQPLEVLQHSLIGPFRMGKNIFIPGQAFHVFSQGNANSPSKEKEQWIVNEMVDAGLLKREERKNRSFFDTEIYKQAEKIVAQQKANTLPISI; encoded by the coding sequence ATGAAGAGGGGGGAAGTAACACAAGGAGGTAGAACCTTGAGAATAGGATCTAAAATAACCGTTGGTTACATTCCTTTAATCGATTGTGCTCCGTTGGTCGTAGCTTTAGAAATGGGATTATTTAAAAAGTGGGGTTTTGACGTTCAACTTAGTCCTGAGCCTGGCTGGGCAACGATCCGAGGGAAGATTGTCTATGAAGAGCTAGATTTTGCTCAAGCCGTCTGTGGTCTACCCCTCGTCTTGAACTATGGTTTAAAATCGATTCCCTGTCGATGCTCAACAGCCTTTGTTTTGAATCTTAATGGCAATGCGATCACTCTTTCCAAAAAATATAGCTCGATCTTAGAAAATGAATCTCTTGAAAACTATGGAAGGATTTTAAAAGCTACCAGCGGCCTTCCTCTCCTTTTCGGTGTAGCCTCCACGTTTTCTAGCCACTATTTTCTCCTTCGCCGATGGCTTCAAAAGATAGGCCTAAATCCACAAAAAGATATTCGCTTTGTTCCCTTGCCTCCTCCTCAAATGCCTATTCACCTCAAAGAAGGGTTTATTGATGGCTTTTGTGTTGGGGAACCATGGAATTCTGTTTCACTGTTCGAAAAAACGGGTTATTGTGTGGCTACAAGTCTTGACCTAGCCCCTAGACATCCCGAAAAAGTGTTGCTTGCAAATGCAAAGTACAAAGAAAGAAAAAGGGAAGAACATATACGGATTGTTGGCTGTCTTATAGAAGCTTGCCAATGGGCAGACAGCCCTCTTAACAGGCAAGCTTTGGCCGAAATGCTGCACTATGGGGGATGGATTGCTCAGCCTCTAGAGGTGCTTCAACATAGCCTTATCGGACCTTTCCGAATGGGAAAAAACATCTTTATTCCAGGACAGGCATTTCATGTCTTTAGTCAAGGTAATGCCAATAGCCCCTCAAAAGAAAAGGAACAATGGATTGTTAATGAAATGGTGGATGCTGGATTATTAAAGAGAGAAGAAAGAAAAAACAGATCGTTTTTTGATACTGAAATTTATAAGCAAGCCGAAAAAATAGTGGCTCAACAAAAAGCAAATACCCTTCCCATTTCCATTTAA
- a CDS encoding LysR family transcriptional regulator has product MAYPIDSRALYIFVNTAESESFSQAAKSLHLSQPAVSRTIQSLEEELGCRLFDREGKNPSLTAIGREFLILAKEILAGMEKARIDIENLKREGPKKIVFSTSSLSCQYFIPQLYREFQESFPDCLFSIIPADSPLAIELVEQKKVDFALSIKPIVPFDGLAMLELFQDEILFLVSSFHPLTRKKDISKKEIETAHYLIKNKNDTTFHIVERAFAEQSLYPKNFIELAETGSIKEMVKMGLGIGILPGWIVKEELKKGKLLSLSLIARPIIRKWVFVYRMGRKLSLLETTFLELCKQFFLKSKLNKVG; this is encoded by the coding sequence ATGGCTTATCCAATCGATAGTCGTGCTCTTTACATTTTTGTCAATACCGCTGAATCCGAAAGCTTTTCTCAGGCCGCAAAATCATTGCATTTGAGTCAGCCGGCTGTGAGCCGAACAATTCAATCGTTAGAAGAAGAATTAGGATGTAGACTTTTTGATAGGGAAGGAAAGAATCCATCGCTTACGGCGATCGGTAGAGAATTTTTAATCTTGGCAAAAGAAATATTGGCAGGAATGGAAAAAGCAAGAATTGATATAGAAAATCTTAAAAGGGAGGGACCCAAAAAAATTGTTTTTTCAACAAGCTCGCTCAGCTGTCAATACTTCATTCCACAGCTTTACAGAGAATTCCAAGAAAGTTTTCCAGACTGTCTTTTTTCAATCATTCCAGCCGATTCTCCTTTGGCGATCGAATTGGTCGAACAAAAAAAAGTAGATTTCGCCCTTTCCATTAAGCCAATAGTTCCCTTTGATGGATTGGCTATGCTAGAACTTTTCCAGGATGAAATCCTTTTTTTAGTTAGCTCTTTTCATCCCCTGACTCGAAAAAAGGACATTTCTAAAAAGGAGATAGAAACTGCTCATTACTTGATAAAAAATAAGAACGATACTACTTTTCATATAGTAGAGAGGGCATTTGCTGAACAATCTTTGTATCCAAAAAATTTCATCGAATTAGCTGAAACTGGCTCCATTAAAGAGATGGTCAAAATGGGTCTTGGGATTGGCATTTTACCAGGTTGGATTGTCAAAGAAGAACTAAAAAAGGGCAAGCTTCTCTCTCTTTCTTTAATTGCTAGGCCTATTATCAGAAAATGGGTTTTCGTATATAGAATGGGAAGAAAACTTAGCCTTTTAGAAACCACTTTTTTAGAGCTGTGTAAACAATTCTTCCTAAAAAGTAAGCTGAATAAAGTTGGTTGA
- a CDS encoding phosphosulfolactate synthase yields the protein MNLANEKNERAFDFIPLNEREQKPRKIGLTEIRGPYYTPVGRHYLEDLFDTMGNYIDILKFAGGSFTLMPKRALKDIINLCHSHNVLVSTGGFIERVLTMGSELIDKYLNECKSIGFDIVEVSAGFVTVPFDDLLRLVEKVQKMGLKAKPEVGVQFGAGGATKAEELEAEGTKSTKWAIKQAKSFLEAGAYLIMVESEGITENVAVWKREIIAEFIDQLGLETLMFEAADPEVFSWYIKDYGPEVNLFVDHSQIVQLECLRSGIWGTKSTWGRVVTYKKP from the coding sequence ATGAATCTTGCTAATGAAAAAAACGAGCGGGCATTCGACTTCATTCCTCTCAATGAAAGAGAACAGAAACCTAGAAAAATTGGCCTTACTGAAATCCGAGGCCCATATTACACCCCTGTTGGTAGGCACTATCTAGAAGATTTATTCGACACAATGGGTAACTATATTGATATTCTTAAGTTTGCTGGAGGCTCTTTTACATTGATGCCTAAAAGAGCCCTTAAAGACATCATAAACCTTTGCCATAGCCACAATGTCTTGGTATCCACGGGAGGATTCATCGAAAGAGTATTGACGATGGGGTCAGAATTGATTGATAAATATTTGAACGAATGCAAATCGATCGGTTTTGATATTGTTGAGGTTTCTGCTGGCTTTGTTACCGTTCCTTTTGATGATTTGCTTCGGCTCGTTGAAAAAGTGCAAAAAATGGGGTTAAAAGCAAAACCTGAGGTAGGGGTACAATTTGGAGCCGGCGGGGCTACTAAAGCTGAAGAACTAGAGGCAGAAGGAACAAAAAGTACAAAATGGGCGATCAAACAGGCAAAAAGTTTTCTAGAGGCCGGAGCCTATCTGATAATGGTAGAATCAGAAGGGATCACTGAAAATGTTGCTGTGTGGAAAAGGGAGATTATAGCGGAGTTTATTGATCAACTAGGATTGGAAACATTAATGTTCGAAGCAGCTGATCCAGAGGTATTTTCTTGGTATATTAAAGATTATGGTCCGGAGGTGAATCTTTTTGTCGATCACAGTCAGATTGTTCAATTGGAATGTTTACGATCAGGGATTTGGGGAACGAAAAGCACTTGGGGTAGAGTAGTGACATATAAAAAACCATAA
- a CDS encoding energy transducer TonB: protein MIAKAFSYFSKDKLAYLLCMFLAASVHGLLALISLPNKESSEIEKSSCFSQTDSSSFIDLVSNQEHFSSSLPIAEAPKPPLPPIPSPLPANPKGPKNILLNSPRAISQSHPKRCAFHAPNKEYIQYSLSTAFLSPPPYPYEARLRHMEGTVVIMLDVRKGKIVNSQIVRSSGYPLLDKTAKDWIDSHWKFPLHVSRVIKEAVTFELDDSPLPSNEKYYQTSYIPQ, encoded by the coding sequence ATGATTGCTAAAGCCTTTAGTTATTTTTCAAAAGATAAGCTGGCTTATTTACTTTGTATGTTTTTAGCTGCCAGCGTTCATGGATTGCTAGCATTGATTTCTCTTCCAAACAAGGAAAGTTCTGAAATAGAAAAAAGTAGCTGTTTTTCTCAAACAGATTCTTCTTCCTTTATTGATCTTGTTTCAAATCAAGAGCATTTTTCTTCTTCTCTTCCTATTGCTGAAGCACCAAAACCTCCCCTTCCCCCTATTCCTTCTCCGTTGCCAGCCAATCCGAAAGGACCGAAAAACATCCTGCTGAATAGTCCTCGAGCTATTTCTCAATCTCATCCAAAAAGATGCGCTTTCCATGCGCCTAACAAAGAGTATATTCAATATTCTTTGTCCACTGCCTTTCTTTCTCCACCCCCTTATCCATATGAAGCCCGTCTTCGTCATATGGAAGGAACGGTCGTTATTATGCTCGATGTACGGAAAGGAAAAATCGTCAACTCTCAAATTGTTCGCTCTTCTGGATATCCCCTCCTCGACAAAACAGCAAAAGATTGGATAGATTCCCATTGGAAGTTTCCATTGCATGTCAGTCGGGTCATTAAAGAAGCGGTAACGTTCGAACTGGATGATTCTCCTCTTCCATCCAATGAAAAATACTATCAGACAAGTTATATTCCTCAGTAA
- a CDS encoding class I SAM-dependent methyltransferase, with amino-acid sequence MSKTAFEFPFNPLHLFTFLNDTRANHILKTAFQLHIFKILNSHKMSLSEIANITGASLRGLSFFLDGLTALDLLEKDKESYQLSSLSKELLVEESQDYIGDFLQDSFLNEDWKILTEAVLKGGPPEGVETQSKAEEFFPKLIRFLHIVHRNPAVKAAQAIIGEANSSHMLEVLDIGCGSAVWSLAIALANKQTKVTAVDFPRVLAYTQAYVQRHGMEDRYEFLAGNIEEIEYPQKNFNLVIFGHILHSEGEIKSRRLLKKIAKIMDTDGRIAILEFLPNRQRTEPVEAVLFGLRMLVNTKEGGIYSAEEYEEWLREVGFTKFTYHDIGYHSPLLVAAKK; translated from the coding sequence ATGAGCAAAACAGCTTTTGAATTTCCTTTCAATCCTTTACATCTTTTTACATTTCTTAATGATACAAGAGCAAATCATATTTTAAAAACTGCTTTTCAACTGCATATTTTTAAGATTCTTAACAGTCATAAAATGTCTCTTAGTGAAATAGCCAACATCACGGGAGCAAGCTTAAGAGGCCTTAGTTTTTTTCTGGATGGTCTTACGGCATTAGACCTTCTTGAAAAAGATAAAGAAAGCTACCAACTTTCTTCCCTTTCCAAAGAGTTGTTAGTTGAGGAGAGCCAAGATTATATTGGTGATTTCTTACAAGATTCATTTCTAAATGAAGATTGGAAAATATTGACCGAAGCTGTTCTCAAAGGAGGCCCTCCCGAGGGAGTAGAAACGCAAAGTAAAGCTGAGGAGTTTTTCCCAAAGCTTATTAGGTTTCTTCATATTGTTCATCGTAATCCTGCAGTAAAGGCAGCGCAAGCAATTATTGGAGAAGCTAATTCTTCTCATATGCTTGAAGTGTTAGATATAGGCTGTGGATCGGCTGTCTGGAGTCTTGCTATTGCCTTGGCTAATAAACAAACAAAGGTTACAGCAGTGGATTTTCCCAGAGTCCTTGCTTATACTCAAGCTTATGTTCAAAGACATGGAATGGAAGATCGCTATGAGTTTTTAGCAGGAAACATTGAGGAAATAGAATATCCTCAGAAAAATTTCAACCTTGTAATTTTTGGTCATATCCTCCATTCGGAAGGGGAAATCAAGAGCCGGAGATTATTAAAAAAAATTGCAAAAATTATGGATACTGATGGCCGAATTGCCATTTTGGAATTTTTACCTAACCGTCAGCGCACTGAACCAGTAGAAGCCGTTCTCTTTGGACTGCGCATGCTTGTAAATACAAAAGAAGGTGGTATTTATTCTGCAGAAGAATACGAAGAATGGCTAAGAGAAGTTGGATTCACAAAATTTACTTACCATGATATTGGCTATCATTCTCCGCTTTTAGTTGCCGCTAAAAAGTGA
- the upp gene encoding uracil phosphoribosyltransferase, producing MSLQIIEHPLLIDRLTRLRDRKTPKSLFGLYMDQVSSILATFATKSLSLEPTEIETPLEKTSTFIFGQEIILTPILRAGLGMLKSFQSLIPESQVFFLGAVRNEKTLESTLYHGPIPSIKPHHHIFILDPMIATGHTMIKTIKFLKDCGAISIRVVCCIASPEGIKRIQQTFDDVEIIAGCVDREINPSGFILPGLGDAGDRLFGLFEESSVPKGPP from the coding sequence ATGTCATTACAGATAATAGAACATCCTTTACTTATTGATCGGTTAACACGGCTCAGAGATAGGAAAACACCTAAAAGCCTTTTTGGACTTTACATGGATCAAGTCTCTTCTATATTAGCTACCTTTGCCACTAAAAGTCTTTCCTTAGAGCCTACTGAAATTGAGACTCCTCTTGAAAAAACTTCGACATTTATTTTTGGTCAAGAAATCATCCTTACCCCGATTCTTCGTGCGGGTCTTGGCATGCTAAAAAGTTTTCAGTCGCTTATTCCAGAATCCCAAGTCTTTTTTTTAGGAGCCGTAAGAAATGAAAAGACATTAGAAAGCACCCTTTATCACGGGCCAATCCCCAGTATAAAGCCCCATCATCATATCTTTATACTTGATCCCATGATAGCTACAGGGCATACGATGATCAAAACGATTAAATTTTTAAAAGATTGTGGGGCTATTTCTATCAGAGTCGTCTGTTGTATTGCAAGTCCCGAAGGAATTAAAAGAATCCAACAGACCTTTGACGATGTTGAAATTATCGCTGGGTGTGTGGATCGCGAAATCAATCCCAGCGGTTTTATCCTTCCTGGTTTAGGGGATGCTGGAGATAGACTTTTTGGTCTATTTGAGGAGTCTTCCGTTCCCAAAGGACCTCCTTAA
- the hemB gene encoding porphobilinogen synthase produces the protein MKEKQLDLSRRPRRFRASRQIRSLLTETQLTISNLICPLFVQEKKGKEEIGSMPGIFRYSLENLLEVCSELREKGLNAVALFPYVPKEKKDDSGSLALDPEGLIPKAVSAIKKNIPELLVITDIALDPYTTHGHDGLWNEHLGDVDNDATVEILTKMAVMLGKMGADFVAPSDMMDGRVGQIRKALDSEGLTKTGILAYSAKYASAFYGPFREAVGSAKKRGYYLDKMTYQLNPSNRREACLEALLDEKEGADILMVKPAGPYLDIIYQIRQNTLLPVAAYQVSGEYSAIVAAGLNGWLDPKKAAIESLIAIKRAGADMILTYFAQSLAKDPSFNL, from the coding sequence ATGAAAGAAAAACAACTCGATCTGTCGAGAAGGCCTAGAAGATTTAGAGCTAGCAGGCAAATTCGCAGCTTACTTACAGAAACACAGCTGACAATAAGTAATCTGATTTGCCCCTTGTTTGTTCAGGAAAAAAAAGGTAAGGAAGAGATTGGCTCAATGCCTGGCATTTTCAGGTATTCTTTAGAAAACCTTTTAGAAGTCTGTTCGGAACTCCGAGAAAAGGGACTTAATGCTGTGGCTTTATTCCCATATGTTCCAAAAGAAAAAAAGGATGATAGTGGCTCTCTCGCTTTGGATCCAGAAGGATTAATCCCAAAAGCAGTTTCGGCAATCAAAAAAAACATTCCTGAGCTTCTTGTTATCACAGACATTGCATTAGATCCCTATACGACCCATGGCCATGATGGATTATGGAATGAGCACTTAGGCGATGTGGATAACGATGCGACTGTCGAAATATTAACAAAGATGGCGGTGATGCTTGGGAAAATGGGAGCTGATTTTGTAGCTCCTTCAGACATGATGGATGGAAGGGTCGGTCAAATAAGAAAAGCTCTCGATTCCGAAGGATTAACGAAAACAGGCATTCTTGCTTATTCAGCAAAATATGCTTCAGCCTTTTATGGACCATTTAGAGAAGCGGTTGGTTCTGCAAAAAAAAGGGGATATTATCTTGATAAAATGACCTACCAACTCAATCCTTCCAATAGGAGAGAAGCATGTTTAGAAGCATTACTCGATGAAAAAGAGGGTGCCGATATCCTCATGGTTAAGCCAGCTGGACCCTATCTTGATATTATATATCAAATCAGACAAAATACCCTTTTACCCGTAGCAGCCTACCAGGTATCGGGAGAGTATTCGGCTATTGTAGCTGCTGGCTTAAACGGTTGGCTAGATCCTAAAAAAGCTGCTATTGAATCGTTAATAGCTATTAAACGGGCGGGGGCTGATATGATATTAACTTATTTCGCTCAATCATTGGCAAAAGATCCTTCTTTTAATCTTTAG